Within the Saccharopolyspora gloriosae genome, the region ACCCGAAGCCGCAGCCGGAGGCGGAAGTTCACCGGCGGGACCGGTGCTCCGCGCAGGCGGCGCAGCGGCAGCACCGAGGTCAGCGCGGCGAAGCGGGCCAGTTCGGCCGCCGCGACTCGCGCAGGCGCGCACCGCAGCAGCATGAGCAGCCGGTTGCGCTCGTTCCAACGGTGGAATCGTGACGATCCCGGACGGGTGCTGGCGCCGTGCAGGTGCACGACTCCGGCTCCGGGGGCGAACACCACCCGGCCACCGCCGAGCCGCAGCCGCCACGCCGTGTCGGTGTCCTCGTAGTAGCAGAAGAACCGCTCCGGAACGCCGCCCGCCGCACGCAGTTCCGCCGTGCGCAGCAGCGCCGCGCCGCCGCAGAACCCGAAGACTTCCGCGGCACCTTCCGCCGGGGAGATGTCGGTTCCGTGCCCGTCGGAGGTGAGGCGGACCCCGGCGGACTGGAGCTCGCCGTCCGGAGTGCGCATCGCGGAGGCCGCCGCCCACGCGCCTGGATCGGCGTCGAGCGCGTCCTCCAGTGCGGCGAGCCAGCCGGTGTCCGGTACGGCATCGTCGTTGAGCCAGGCCACGAACGGCGTCGCGACCCGGCGCAGCGCCGCCGCCATGCCGCCGGCGTAGCCGAGGTTCCGGGGCAGCCGCAGCACTTCCGGTTTCGACGGGTGCCGGGCGAGCAGCTCCGCGCTGCCATCGTCGGAAGCGTTGTCCACCACCAGTGTCCGATGTGGACGATCGAGGGCGGCCACCGCGTCCAGGCAGGCGGTGAGATGCGCTCGTCCGCGCCACGTCACCACCACGACCGTGCTCCGCACACCGCCCCCGCATCCGAACCGTCCGAGCCTGCCGCACCCGAGCTCGCCACGGCGACCTCGCCCGCCGAACCCTAGCCCGGCCACTGCGCCGCCTCGCGCCTGTGGATGGAACACGTCCCTGTGGGCAACTCCCGCGATCTCCCGAGAAATCGACATCCACGCACGCCAGGTATGCGGCAAGAACGCCACCTGAACCGGGCAGAAGCCCTGGAGCGCCCACCTGGCGGTTCTCAGGTTCTCGCCGAATTGCGGACCGCGGCCGAGGTGATCTTGGTCGCGGCGGCCGGCGGGGGACGGGGTGCTGACCTCGATGGACGGGCGAGCTCGGTGGTTAAGGTGAGCGGGTGCCTGAACTGGTGGTGATCGCGGAGCAGCTCGGCGCCGCCGTGCCCGGCGGGACGGGCCGCTACACCCGCGAGCTCCTGACGGCGCTGGCCGCGACCGCCCCGGACGGTTGGGAGGTCACCGCCGCGATCAGCCGCACCGGCGACCCGGGCCACGCCGCGGTCGACGGCGTGGGCGCCCCGAAAGTCCTGCCGCTGCCGCGAAAAGCCCTGATCGCGGCCTGGGAACGAGGCGTGCCGCTGTGGCCCGGCGGCGATTCGGTGCACGCCATGACGCCGCTCGCCCCGCCGCGCAAACGCGGCCGCGGGCTCGTGGTCACGGTGCACGACACCGTGCCGTGGACGCACCCGGAGACGCTCACCCCGCGCGGCGTCGCCTGGCACCGCCGC harbors:
- a CDS encoding glycosyltransferase family 2 protein yields the protein MVVTWRGRAHLTACLDAVAALDRPHRTLVVDNASDDGSAELLARHPSKPEVLRLPRNLGYAGGMAAALRRVATPFVAWLNDDAVPDTGWLAALEDALDADPGAWAAASAMRTPDGELQSAGVRLTSDGHGTDISPAEGAAEVFGFCGGAALLRTAELRAAGGVPERFFCYYEDTDTAWRLRLGGGRVVFAPGAGVVHLHGASTRPGSSRFHRWNERNRLLMLLRCAPARVAAAELARFAALTSVLPLRRLRGAPVPPVNFRLRLRLRVLAEVLAMTPAALRARRPTALDRTAVWSHWSGR